gcagttccacctgtcagcgcggcTGGTGTCGGCCgagccaaaaccaagtggccgaggagaacctccatggtGGTGGGCACCTGGAGACGCTGCATCGCAATGGTTTGCCAACCGTGACGGagtaagcgaatgctccaaatgcctaactagggcgatcagacttgagtctgcacgggggctCATCTCAAGTGGCAAcagccacgaaaccttaccaggggtacactggtaccatgggaaccgggatagcccctgaatacACGTACTTCAggggaattcctgttgtatgtgggtTCAGCTTGGTTGGTTGCGATTGGCCGCCTAGtgagagcttcatgggggttgtggttgcgctCAAGCGAACAGAGGCCTTCGGGCCCcagacgtggtgttgcgtttcaagactccttagttcggtagagatttaggtaggtcctgcatccaccagtatgaatgctgagccatgcactcggtatagactggtatcgttgtagctcgtcacagcggggctctgactgtggtcacaaaattaatccgtgtcttaagaagaccgtgggattaagtccccgagacaggtacccacgttaaTCCGtagagacgtaactgtcagcgcgactgaaatcgcatctgagctctggaataCGAAGAGCTGGGATGGTAGattaccatctgactggcaaggaagcaccacagtttcaatatggaaaaagaatggtagttcagcagaatgttcaaattaccgtcctatCCTGTTGTTGTTCCAGacctttaatatttttgaacgcattcttcacaaccataTTCTTCAAACCATCAAgcggggtttgtcaagaactgcgtaaCTATTAACGGAATACATGCTGCATGGAGAGTCatcgtgagaagtatcgccttctttacattgcatttctggatctagagaaagtgtttgaccgtgtccttctcgaacttatctggtatgctctatgacaacatctagtgccagaagaactcgtgcgttgatTTAAATTGctccgatccgaaaagtaaagtaaaagcGGTTGTATTAAAAccatcggtgttcatcaagggagTGCTTTgtgaccactcctctttatttttgttataaGCATTTTCACACGAGACATTCAACTTCATCAGCGTcttatacactgttttatgcggatgttttcctagcgtctattagcaaaaatgatttcgaataatttgttcaaaaaaggaATAATCGCCTTATGTAACACCAATTTGAatgacgcattagcgcaacatggtggtgttccacaactggcgttttttgtcgaacgtctcaaatttaaaatgtaccacagtgtcgtccgcccagtcgccaactataaaagacaatgaacggcgtctcccagtaatggagacgaaaatatttCGTTGGACTAGTAATGTAACAAGCcttgatcgcatccgaaatgacgaTGGTTGCGATCTATATGGGGTTGcaacaatcgtggaaaaattgcgagatccgtcttcggtggtatggtcacttaattcacgctaacgagaattcacttactgaaataatggtggcttgacacgctggatggggatttgagagTCTCAcgactgcatctagatcaggcctttaatagaacaaaatggcgcaaccaatcgCGACTAGCTgaccccggttgtgaacgggacaaagactaaagaacaAGAAGAAGAGCTACGCGTGATGGTccaaatgtcatgtgctgcatcgaggtaaaatctcagaggaatttggagCTTAaaccggagtccgccagggaATGAATGATTATGTCGACGTATGCGGCAAGTACCGGTAGATGTGCTGATTAGACGGCGGAATTGGTTGTGGATAGGTGACAGTGCAAGAAAGGGTGGGGACGAGTAGCAGTACGTGTTATGTTCTAATTGGATGGATAGTGACAAcataatggaaaaattgcgacttTGGTTGAGAGAATTGCGAATTTTACGAAAAAATAGATTTCTTTATATTCGCGTATTCCTAATGGGCGATTATCTGGTAAGAGAAGGTTTGTAAGGACTTCGATCTTCATTAAAACGCTAAAACTAAACCCAAATTTGCGCCAGATTGGTCGTCAGCACTTCTTTCGTCGAAAGCCGGATTTTGGCTAGAAGCTCCCCTAAACATCCGAGCCTAATTAAGTTCCATTCAACATTGAAAAAGCGACTTAAAAGATATTCATTAGTTAAATGCTGGCTCGATTTAAGAAATTTATTTGTTGCGTTAAATTATTGACTtacgaataaaattaaataagacATTGTATCTCTGAATATTTGTCACTCCGGCCTCATTCACACATGCAACTCATTTTTTCTAGCGAGCATAGAACACTCGATTATCTAAACGACTCCATTAGGAGCACGACGAACATAGATCCGATTCGTTGCTCACTATCAACTCGCACGACCCCGAGTCGTTCCAGTTTGAGCAGAAGCGCGTCTCCTCCACTTGGTTCAACACATTCGACATGAAATCTGGATTGAGCTCGTGACCGAATGATTGCTCGCTAATAATTCGCCCATTCAGTGCAATTTTCAGGCAGCCGTTGCTGCTCAGCACGACGCACTTCGTGTTCTGCATTTGCTGGACGTCGAAGCATGTGAAGGCGATGAAGTTGCGTTTAGGCTCTCGATGTACGCCCCAGAGCGTGCTTGGCAGCGTTACTTCGAATACGTCGTCGTATAAGGATTCGAACTCACTGATCACTTCTTCTTCTACGAAGTCATTGGGGTCCAGGACGATTTCCTTTGGGAGACTTAGCGTGGGAGATTTGATGATTACGTTGCTCGTCACGAATGTGGGATTCGTTTGAATTATAAGCTCGTTGGGTTGCGCAGGCTTCGACGGCGATGAGACGCTAGTTTCATCTTGTTCGTCGCCTGAGATTTTCTCCTGGTaatgaataaattaaaaacaagaTAAGGAAATCAATGTGCGCAAAGTAAGAAAAGGGACGTTGGCCATACTTTTTTAAGAGCTTTCTTCACAGTACCCTTTCCCGAAGCTGATCTCTTGTTTGCCTGCATCTGAAAAGGTGACAATATTGTTACTGGCTTATCTTGGCAGCTGCACGGGAGGTTACCTTTGCCAGAGTCGTTGGGTCAATATCTAAATTCAATGAGGGCACGACGTGAGGCTTGAGACGAGGTCGTCCCCGTTCCATCTGCATTAGTTCCCCATTAATTACGTGATCGAAAGTAGTCATAATGTCGTCCTTCGAGAAATGCCGCTCGCATACTTTGTCGATCTTCTTGAACTCACGAGTTTTCGGCAGAATTTCCTTCCATAAGTTGAAAAGGTTCTCATCCTAGAAAGCTAAATTTTGTGATAATGACGAGACAAATGCATCAAGCGTCCAACTACCTTTGGCGCCATAAACATCATTCGACGAGGATTATTTTTACAAAAGTTATCGCATTTCGGCACAAAACAATTTCTCATTTTTGTGTAATAAAAACGGGTTGAGATGGAAGGAACGGCGACGGCAAGCAAGGAATATGAATACAACTCGGACTTGAAGTTTCGGGAATTTGACGTCTTGAACTGTGATGGTGGCATTGCCATGCTGAAATTTTCCAGTGtgcattcaaaaattttccgCTGGTAAATAATTATGAAAGCCATGGACACACAGATGTTAACAATCACAAGCTGTGTATAACAGCGTGAAAAACTTTTACCGATTTCCGTTTacaatttctttcataaataaGCAAAACGCGCAATTCGCTCTATTGTTCCTAAGAATTGTCTACATCGGGTATCACTAGGCAGTCTCCTATTGACAGCTGTGACGTCAATACCAAGCAGCTGTCTGTATTGACGTTTACTTAGCTCATACCTTTGAGTGTTTAGTTGTAGTGCAAAGAATTTACTGAAATTATGAGATAACGAAAGTGTTGTGACTTGCTGGTTTCGCTAGGTACGTATTAACCAAAATCACCAACAAAATTCTGCATGTTTCGTGGTCCGTCGAATGTCCTTTGTGTACAGGAAATCCGATTAGGTCAAGTTCACGGCCTTGTACCATGGAACTCAGTGTACAATGACAAGGCCGAGTTTCCCCAAATTTGAGAGAAATTTTAACACCTGAACGGCCTTAAAATAGATTAGGAACTAACGATTTTGCCAATGCAAAGTCAGTATATTATAAATGTGGAGGAGGTGTTTTGGCAGTTTACGTTGGCCGCAATTACGTTATCTGCGGAGCGGGATTTGATGGTGGATTTTGTGAgaacatcgtcatcaacggcgtaacaaccgatgTCCGGTTTAGGCTTGCCCTAATAAGGATTTCCAACGTTGCGATTTTGCGGCAAGGTCCAACAATTCGGGATCCTTGGTAGCTGTCTGGTGCCCTGGCCTATGCCGTCTCCCAATTctaatttttgataaaataggcGAGAATAAATAATAGCATTTTCCCATATTTCCCTTTCTGGCTGCGCTTTGTTCCGGGGAGGGAGGCGATTTTTTGTATTATTATGATAATTCTCCATGGGAATTTCACCAGCACAACGCGTGCAAGGGCGGGCCGTAGTCAGGAATGTGGGTACCCGCGGGGaaaaagcccctaccccagtttcgTGGGGCTTAGCTCAACGCGGAATTctcggacggatcagcgcttgcTCGGGGAAACGTGGTCtattaacaccggttcaatgcacactacccgataagggtctcgaaggggctggctcctgatacacgtcacaactaccaccttggcagagctacgctcacatcactccATCGACATCGGCGGAGAGCTCCttggactcccagtgtgtcccgatgtATACCGATAATTCGTGGTTCGCCCTTCatcgagaggctttctcaaggctactacctaagaCGCAAGTCTCCTtgtatattgctcggggactttcaccaacgCGAGTGTTTGGcatcgagcatttacagaagtgatacctatccggacattggttacctttgGATATTCACGCTTTTCAGATCTCTATAAATccgcacataggctctagactagaaatgaGATCCTACTCCCTAGCAATCCCTTGACCGCTTTTTGCTTGTTGTCTGCCGATCCAGTTCAACGGGGACTCCGCCACCATTTTACGtgcagtgttctcagcgggaagtgcggctGTCTCTGCTTTCCGCGCGTCTTCCGCTGGAGGCGCGGTCAAGTAGTTTCTCCAGTTTCATCAGCCCGCTTTTCACGTCTTTGCTGATATTCTTCTGTAGGAACGTGGTCGATCGCATACGCTTCATCACTGTCGCGCATTTCTTGAGGAGCCTTTCCTTTTCAGCTCTAGCTAGGAGCGGTCGACTGCATTTCCATTCGGCTCGTctccgaatccacctgctcagcactagcgattctgactgggctttttttcggaacagggacACTAGAGGGTATTGGAGATGCCATCCCGGCATCGTTAGTCCTGCCACTTGATAAGACTTCCCATTTATTTGCGTGTCCCGGTGACACATCGGGTATTTCATTTATGTGCTGTGCCCAAATGAAGTCAGTTCTTCCTCCTCCCTtgatatttcgtcgattttttgtgTTAATATGATTATTCTCCATGGGAATTTCACCAGCACAACgcgtgcaagggagcgggccgcaatagtcaggtaCCGCGGGGAAAAGGTCCCTACCCCAGCTCCGTGAGGCTTgatctacgcttagctgattaaGAACGGATCAGCGCTTGCTCGGGGAAAcgtggtctactaacaccggttcaatgcacactaaccgaagggctggctcctgatacacgtcacaactaccaccttggcagagctacgcttacatcaccccatcgacatctGCAGAGAGCTGTCGATGGCTTCTTGGACTCCTAGTGTATCCCGACGTATACCGGTAATTCGTAGTTCGCTCTTCatcgagaggctttctcaaagctactacctaggacgtagGTATACTATCAGCTAGGGCACCTCGCTGATGATCCCTGAGGGATTCTGATGCGGTGTGATGCATTGTCCGGCTCAAGAATTAACGATCTTGTTAATAGACGGCCACAAATTCTTaacggtgactaaccgattacTTGTCCGAATGGCTGAGTGCGCTAGCTCGTGAACGGCATGAAATTGTTTCTTACGGAAATCGATTAGAATATACGGCCTTTGCTCTGCCTGAGGTCCCGCGGTATATACTGAACGTTGAATTGAAGGTAGAGGAAACTCTTTAGTCTCGTTTTTGGAGTTGTTCCTAAagttctgaagaactgcgttgttCTTCTGCATCTCTGTGACTGCCGGAAAATTAACGGTGACGGGGATCTTGACCTGAACATGTGGCAAAACGTCAGAAACTACATTATCTTTTGCAGGCACTTGTTGAAtatcggacgtgaactggctgataaaactcAGGCGGCGAAGTTCGCGAGGGGACGTTTGGTCGCTGCTTCAAAGCAAAGATTGGCTTATGGTTCGTGAACactgaacggcctgccttcaagggaacaatactaagtgctgtagttccgttgagcggggttcagctgcttggaaaagaagctcaacggctgccagatttggttcatctTTTAATGAAGGGCAACACCTACAGCGACGTTTGAGGATTGAATCGGACGAATAAGGTAGGGGTTtatcctttttaaggactctgcatagccttgaagtgtttctttcgccttccagttcctgacagtatgctctaaagaagtctcgcttcgaacgttttacgaccCTCTTATAGTCACCctttgagttccggaagtttaactagACTTCATTTTTCTTGCTGTTACAAACACCATTCGGAAGTCATCTTGTTGATTtcttgagtctttgcagttctcggttccaccagggcactgttttaccgctttggcctcgagtAATAGGACATCCCTTTTCAAAGCACTTTAAAAGCGTtcggttcagagttttcaattgatcttctatcgctaaaggaatccttagtcgcctagggagcacTACTTTGTTGCCGAGAagatcattgaactttgtccaatccgttttcctagggttccgtctttgcattacaggctgttcgcctacaataataatagcaataataataatcgctggtacagcaatccaattggatcagggccttgaagtgggttagaaatcttcattcaagatcgtaaaggtacactatagtagtacaatgtggtcagcattgcgctctcccgagatttgactcaggtacttatttacagctgagtcgactggtgttcggcatccagtcacaatacaaatccctcgccaccagtgagatttgaaccgcgaccttccgctacgacagaccagcgctctaaccacttgagccatcaggcctgcaatagtcagactaaattctaagtaacggtgatctgagagtgagacttcatctagcactcgtcaGTCTCTAATtagctctaacaactttgaagtgcagattcttcttcttctttttcttcagcctttgtcccgttcacaagcgggtcaattacttcacttcttgttGACCCCACGAACCTAGGGGCGCTCCCTACGTTCACGgttatcagaccagctgaagtgataaaatcaaacagtttttctcctctaggattgcatttgctaatgcccaacaaatatgctgagcgttcgcatcacaacctattaaaagttcaaggccacttgattctgcatacactaccagattccttagttcttgcgtcggcggagggcacaaagaaccatagggtaagtaagcggaggcaactatgatgtttctcctcttgtcattaatctggtattataAGTGGTCAACTTCGTCAACGGTTGGGTTCTGGGAACAGAATGCTGCATGGTTGCCTATACCAATTTTGACAACAGGACGTAGGAcgtaccacagattttgttaaaccgAACATGTGACTTTtagaccagaaatatataaggacagtcctgtaaCTTCGTCAGCCTTACAGGTAGTAGATacgaagaggctttggcatgttgcaggttaatttgacgagcctttatgtttgtagacatataTGTAGTCTAATATGGATACCgccactaactgaaaagtctgctgcgttcaatgtggatctcatcggggttaccagcttgtcctcatcttccgccaaaagttccgctttcttgcatccgatttctctggacatcgtcacacttggtggtgtagcaacgcccatgcccttattctcaagaaacttcatcttctttcgcagtgctttCCGTTGCTGCCGGCTGGGTGCCCTTACAGGTTCGCAGTGCtcggatctgtttccacataccggtatttcttccgcttttcttgGTAGAGGCGGAAGTGAAGCTTTTGtggcaggcaagcctgtagtatCTTCTCCTgtgtggctgaagtttccttctgtcctgagccttcccCATCCGTTTTTTGGAAGAGGTAAGCAACAGTGTCACCAACAGGCCGGCAGTAGTCAGGTTTCTAGTTCCTCTAATTAAgaaagttgctgtactatcctttctggcttaCCGCGCCGTAGACTCCGGGtacaggttttccactgaagtggcctgtctttcacagatttctcTGTAGGAGGAacatgaggcctccaaaatccgtgcctcggccacgacctgatttctcaaagtcgcggatgGATTCCAAATCTGTGactttttaccacttggagagttacaatcctttgcttcaatcttcatgtgtttttggatacCCTTAATGTAGTAGTAACTACCACAGGCTCCACCACCAAGGTGGAATTCAGGCTCCAGCCTTGcctcgaccctgcgtcccatatcgatcggtgagttGATTATAGACTCAAAACCAATAGTTAAGTACCTTgagttaacggtcgacttcaaGATGTGattttttgagtaaatcaaagcagcggcgGACAAGTCTGCAGCCTTAAATTGGCTAATGACGAACGTTGGGTGGCCTACATTTATCAAGCGATTTATTCTTATGAGTGCAACGCAGTCAGTTCTGCTCTACCCCTTGGCAAGGAAGTGTATGGTAATCGGTTTGCCGAAGTGTAGAAACTGGGAGCTTTGCTGGTCGAGTCTGTTTATCACACTGTTTTGgttgtgatgatgatcgcgagCGGTCCCTGTTGCTCTCCTGGCTAACGAATGTAACGTCATCTACAAGCGCAAGAGAGAAGACTCAAGGGTGGTGCTTGTTCGTGAAGCACGGTAACGTACACTAAATAagcggcagatggactgcgcggctcattaggAATTTAGATTCGCAGCTAAATGGGGAGCATGCTTGGATGTaatttttcagtcttacctgtacaagattgggaagacgcgatctcctgactgtgttcTGTAATGGAAGGCAAGAAGATCCGATcacactttttctcttgtggaaagtgggatcCGATTCGTGAAAAATTTTATGCTGACACAGGGGAGCTTTCTCCAGACGACGTTGTTAGAGAGAAGTTGAGGAGCGGTGGCGGATGGAGTCGTGGTGcatattacgttcgggttcttcttattgcgaagaagattgaactcgatcggTGGAGGGGCTGGAGGGCAACgggttctttgaactaacaattcccttcatcctctcccctctcgttggtgaaaagaattccttgacttgaaggcttgAAGGCCGGGGAACGATGTACCTATCTTGCTCACACAAAAAAGCATTCCTGTTCTGAAGCACGCGAAGTTTCTCATTCCAGCTTGAAAATAATACCGTGAACAATGATTTATAAATCTATATCAAATTCTCTGTCTCGTTCCAGATCAATTTAACCTGTCCCCGCAAAAATTTCTCCGTTTCTTTATTTGTGatgtaatttaatttaaaaactcTAACGATGTCTTCTATTTCCCTTAAACTAACAAATTTACGAGCGTTTCTCTCCAAGAGACCTTTAGTGAAAGGTATGGTAGCCTACACTGTCCTATGGCCGACAAGTAGTCTCGTGCAGCAGACTATCGAGGGGAAAACGTGGAGTAAGATATCAAATAGAATtcaatatatttctaacttttaGATAATTCTTCGTGTTTTCAGATACATATGACTGGAAAAGATGTTTTCGATTTGCGGTGTTTGGTGGACTCTTTGTGGCTCCCACACTTTACGGGTGGGTTCGTTTCACATCAGTCATGTGGCCCAGAACGAATTTAAAAACGGCAATCTCAAAAGTATGAAAGGATATTTCTGTAGTTTTGTGGTTGTATTTATTTTGACTATATTTTTACAGGCCCTAGTTGATCAGGTCTCTTATGGTCCCTTCGCTATTAGTTCATTTTATGTTGGGATGAGTCTGTTGGAACTAAAATCATTTGACGAGAGTATTCAAGaatgcaaaaacaaatttttccctACATGGAAGGTAAAGGGTCACTTTCAAATTCCTTTGCTAGAATTCCCTTTAAAAGTTTACCCTAATTTGCAGGTGGCGGCTCTAGTTTGGCCGGTTCTTCAAACTATCAATTTCTCCCTTATCCCAGAAGGAAATCGGGTAGTTTTTGTAAGCATTTGTAGTGTATTATGGACAACATTCCTAGCATATATGAAACGACTTGACAAATTAAAACAGGAACAATAGTTCTAAGCTTTAGGA
The DNA window shown above is from Hermetia illucens chromosome 5, iHerIll2.2.curated.20191125, whole genome shotgun sequence and carries:
- the LOC119657097 gene encoding uncharacterized protein LOC119657097 isoform X2, producing the protein MTTFDHVINGELMQMERGRPRLKPHVVPSLNLDIDPTTLAKMQANKRSASGKGTVKKALKKEKISGDEQDETSVSSPSKPAQPNELIIQTNPTFVTSNVIIKSPTLSLPKEIVLDPNDFVEEEVISEFESLYDDVFEVTLPSTLWGVHREPKRNFIAFTCFDVQQMQNTKCVVLSSNGCLKIALNGRIISEQSFGHELNPDFMSNVLNQVEETRFCSNWNDSGSCELIVSNESDLCSSCS
- the LOC119657097 gene encoding uncharacterized protein LOC119657097 isoform X1: MPPSQFKTSNSRNFKSELYSYSLLAVAVPSISTRFYYTKMRNCFVPKCDNFCKNNPRRMMFMAPKDENLFNLWKEILPKTREFKKIDKVCERHFSKDDIMTTFDHVINGELMQMERGRPRLKPHVVPSLNLDIDPTTLAKMQANKRSASGKGTVKKALKKEKISGDEQDETSVSSPSKPAQPNELIIQTNPTFVTSNVIIKSPTLSLPKEIVLDPNDFVEEEVISEFESLYDDVFEVTLPSTLWGVHREPKRNFIAFTCFDVQQMQNTKCVVLSSNGCLKIALNGRIISEQSFGHELNPDFMSNVLNQVEETRFCSNWNDSGSCELIVSNESDLCSSCS
- the LOC119657306 gene encoding mpv17-like protein, giving the protein MSSISLKLTNLRAFLSKRPLVKGMVAYTVLWPTSSLVQQTIEGKTWNTYDWKRCFRFAVFGGLFVAPTLYGWVRFTSVMWPRTNLKTAISKALVDQVSYGPFAISSFYVGMSLLELKSFDESIQECKNKFFPTWKVAALVWPVLQTINFSLIPEGNRVVFVSICSVLWTTFLAYMKRLDKLKQEQ